One genomic region from Pogoniulus pusillus isolate bPogPus1 chromosome 40, bPogPus1.pri, whole genome shotgun sequence encodes:
- the LOC135191660 gene encoding feather keratin 1-like, whose protein sequence is MSCYSPCQPCQPCGPTPLANSCTEPCCVRCQDSVVAIQPSAVVVTLPGPILSSFPQNTAVGNATSAAVGSILSNQGVPISSGGFGLSGLSSLGRGSCGRSCFPC, encoded by the coding sequence ATGTCCTGCTACAGCccgtgccagccctgccagccctgcggcCCAACCCCGCTGGCCAACAGCTgcactgagccctgctgtgtgaGGTGCCAGGACTCCGTCGTTGCcatccagccctctgctgtggtgGTGACCCTGCCCGgacccatcctcagctccttcccacagAACACCGCCGTGGGCAACGCCACCTCTGCTGCCGTTGGCAGCATCCTCAGCAACCAGGGGGTGCCCATCAGCTCCGGGGGCTTTGGCCTCTCTGGCCTCTCCAGCTTGGGCCGTGGCTCCTGCggcaggagctgcttcccctgctag
- the LOC135191593 gene encoding feather keratin 1-like, producing the protein MSCYSPCQPCQPCGPTPLANSCNEPCCVRCQDSVVAIQPSAVVVTLPGPILSSFPQNTAVGNATSAAVGSILSNQGVPISSGGFGLSGLSSLGRGSCGRSCFPC; encoded by the coding sequence ATGTCCTGCTACAGCccgtgccagccctgccagccctgcggcCCAACCCCACTGGCCAACAGCTGCAATGAGCCCTGCTGTGTGAGGTGCCAGGACTCCGTCGTTGCcatccagccctctgctgtggtgGTGACCCTGCCCGgacccatcctcagctccttcccacagAACACCGCCGTGGGCAACGCCACCTCCGCTGCTGTTGGCAGCATCCTCAGCAACCAGGGGGTGCCCATCAGCTCTGGGGGCTTTGGCCTCTCTGGCCTCTCCAGCTTGGGCCGTGGCTCCTGCggcaggagctgcttcccctgctag